Below is a genomic region from Methanobacterium sp..
ATATAAAAAAATCATTTATTTTTGATATTAATCCCGAATTAATAATAGCATATAAAGTTATACAGGGAGATTATAAAGCATTAATAGATAGATTAAGCGAAATTAAGCATAAACACCTTCAAAAATCAGAAGATATGCGAAAGGAATACTACTACCAGATTAGAGACAAATATAATAAACAAATTGAAAATTTCAATTACAGTAGTTTCAATGATGAATGGATCGAAAGAGCTGCTTATCTCATATTTTTAAATAAAACATGCTTTAACGGGCTTTTCAGACAAAATAGGAAAGGAGAATTTAATGTTCCCTTTGGACGTTATAAAAATCCAAGTATCTATGATGAAGAAAACATTATCAAAGTAAATAAAGCTTTAAAGAATACTGAAATCTTCTGTGGAGACTTTACAAGTTCCAGCGAATATATACAAAAAGATAGTTTCGTGTATCTTGATCCCCCATATCGTCCGCTAAATAGAACCTCAAGCTTCACAAGTTATTCTAAAGACGGCTTCTTTGATGAAGATCAGGTCAGATTATCAATGTTTTTTGAGCAAATGGACAAACAAGGAACATATTTGATGCTCAGTAATTCAGACCCTAAAAACAAGGACATTAATGACCATTTCTTTGATGATCTTTACAAAAATTACAATATTAACAGAATTCCAGCAAAAAGACATATAAACTCCGATGCCTCAAAAAGAGGAAAAATTAATGAATTGATTATTACAAATTATGTTATTTAAATATTGATTAGTCTGAAATTATTTCGTCTCTACTTCAGATTCAACTTTTCCCCCTACTTTTT
It encodes:
- a CDS encoding DNA adenine methylase — translated: MQKNNDFSAKPFLKWAGGKTQLLDEFDKRLPSKIKGSKFIETYIEPFIGGGAMFFFLKRKYDIKKSFIFDINPELIIAYKVIQGDYKALIDRLSEIKHKHLQKSEDMRKEYYYQIRDKYNKQIENFNYSSFNDEWIERAAYLIFLNKTCFNGLFRQNRKGEFNVPFGRYKNPSIYDEENIIKVNKALKNTEIFCGDFTSSSEYIQKDSFVYLDPPYRPLNRTSSFTSYSKDGFFDEDQVRLSMFFEQMDKQGTYLMLSNSDPKNKDINDHFFDDLYKNYNINRIPAKRHINSDASKRGKINELIITNYVI